A part of Melittangium boletus DSM 14713 genomic DNA contains:
- a CDS encoding N-acetylmuramoyl-L-alanine amidase, which produces MKNRSGMVVLTASLALAQACGTNEQQDAAVATEQVAETGTEASVREDVSFDALFREAGGEFNVPPALLKSIAFVQTRYQMVEGAEEFEGRPAVFGMMALPGALLEEGAKRARVTVAQARTDARSNVRAAAALLSHRAESLRVDRTRASQWAPAVEAVSGIQDEAGRRSFVQDEVFRTLRLGLGTLSKEWDASGQSLAAEPVGQRTQALAAGPDYAPAVWRPSPNYNARPLSPRMVIIHTCESGYSGCWSWLTNTQSQVSAHYVVREDGLEISQLVREGSRGWHIGATYQCSNNSGMECGLNGRSANDFTIGIEHGGYAASKTWPVGQIDASARLLCDITRDNGIPRDRYHVVGHGQLQPYNRTDPGANWPWTDYLNRANAHCGGGCSVGGAILTRYNQLGGAGGILGPCTTNELKTPDGVGRFNHFQKGSIYWTPETGAWEVHGLIRAKWEALGWETGVLGYPTTGEMATPDGVGRFNHFKKDGTLGSIYWTPELGAWEVHGLIRAKWEALGWETGVLGYPTTDETATPDGVGRFNHFKKGGIEGSIYWTQATGAHEVHGLIRAKWKELNWEKGALGYPVSDEYAVTGGRESEFQKGFLTYNAASNSVTVRMK; this is translated from the coding sequence ATGAAGAACAGGTCCGGGATGGTCGTGCTCACCGCCTCGCTGGCATTGGCGCAGGCGTGTGGCACGAACGAGCAGCAGGACGCCGCTGTCGCCACCGAGCAGGTGGCCGAGACAGGGACGGAGGCCTCTGTCCGCGAGGATGTGTCGTTCGATGCGCTCTTCCGGGAGGCGGGTGGGGAGTTCAACGTGCCGCCCGCGCTGCTCAAGTCCATCGCGTTCGTCCAGACGCGCTACCAGATGGTGGAGGGAGCCGAGGAGTTCGAGGGGCGCCCGGCCGTCTTCGGAATGATGGCGCTTCCGGGAGCGCTGCTCGAGGAGGGCGCGAAGCGGGCCCGCGTCACGGTGGCGCAGGCCAGGACCGACGCGCGCTCCAACGTTCGGGCGGCGGCGGCGCTGCTGTCGCACCGCGCGGAGTCACTTCGGGTGGACCGGACGCGGGCGAGCCAGTGGGCGCCGGCGGTGGAGGCGGTCTCCGGCATCCAGGACGAGGCGGGCCGCCGCAGCTTCGTCCAGGATGAAGTCTTCCGGACGCTGCGCCTGGGGCTGGGGACGCTCTCGAAGGAGTGGGACGCGAGCGGGCAGAGCCTGGCCGCGGAGCCGGTGGGACAGCGCACCCAGGCGCTCGCCGCCGGTCCCGACTACGCGCCCGCCGTGTGGCGGCCCTCGCCCAACTACAACGCCCGGCCCCTGTCTCCGCGCATGGTGATCATCCACACCTGTGAGAGCGGCTACTCGGGGTGCTGGAGCTGGCTGACCAACACCCAGTCGCAGGTGAGCGCGCACTACGTGGTGCGCGAGGACGGACTGGAGATCAGCCAGTTGGTGCGCGAGGGAAGCCGGGGCTGGCACATCGGCGCCACCTATCAATGCAGCAACAACAGTGGGATGGAGTGCGGGCTCAACGGCCGAAGCGCCAACGACTTCACCATCGGCATCGAGCACGGGGGGTATGCGGCGTCGAAGACCTGGCCGGTGGGACAGATCGACGCCTCGGCGCGGCTGTTGTGCGACATCACGCGGGACAATGGGATTCCCCGCGACCGCTACCACGTGGTGGGTCACGGCCAGTTGCAGCCCTACAACCGCACGGATCCCGGCGCCAACTGGCCCTGGACGGACTACCTCAACCGGGCCAACGCCCACTGTGGTGGGGGGTGCTCGGTGGGGGGAGCGATCCTGACGCGCTACAACCAGCTGGGCGGTGCCGGGGGCATTCTCGGCCCGTGCACGACGAACGAGCTGAAGACGCCGGACGGGGTGGGCCGCTTCAATCACTTCCAGAAGGGCAGCATCTACTGGACGCCGGAGACGGGGGCCTGGGAGGTGCACGGCCTCATCCGCGCGAAGTGGGAGGCGCTGGGCTGGGAGACGGGCGTGCTGGGCTACCCGACGACGGGTGAGATGGCGACGCCGGATGGGGTGGGCCGCTTCAACCACTTCAAGAAGGACGGCACGTTGGGCAGCATCTACTGGACGCCGGAGCTGGGGGCCTGGGAGGTGCACGGCCTCATCCGCGCGAAGTGGGAGGCGCTGGGCTGGGAGACGGGCGTGCTGGGCTACCCGACGACGGACGAGACGGCGACGCCGGATGGGGTGGGCCGCTTCAACCACTTCAAGAAGGGCGGCATCGAGGGCAGCATCTACTGGACGCAGGCCACGGGGGCCCACGAGGTGCACGGCCTCATCCGCGCGAAGTGGAAGGAGCTGAACTGGGAGAAGGGCGCGCTGGGCTACCCGGTGTCGGACGAGTACGCCGTCACCGGCGGCCGTGAGAGCGAATTCCAGAAGGGATTCCTCACGTATAACGCCGCCAGCAACTCGGTGACGGTGCGGATGAAGTAG
- a CDS encoding MopE-related protein: MPPRLVLLVGLLALTGCRNNSEGAVKLTVSYSGFKPGCIRVSVKDAEGAGEERTTELAGKGAVTGGSVTVAAFREAGWSNRLTVTAEAFEKVCTAGDSRVATDTRTVTVGKGQVANETLKLEAIDQDGDGYVSWDNAGGHDCDDTTASVNPDAKELCNNRDDNCDRKQDEGFDVGAMCASPEGCQGAWACDDQGAISCMANRLGQWHPDVDKDGQGARGPGITSCEQPEGYVANDLDCDDNNPQRHTNAAEVCNAVDDNCDGRSDEGLGVGLACSGQGGCAGLAACASDGSVRCDSPTPTVLYPDNDQDTRGAADAGVMSCEPTRPGYVDNANDCDDTRANVYVNAPELCDGLDNDCDGTQDEGFNLGASCDPGLGCTGERRCATDGGTQCAYVTQPSNYYPDEDLDQYGKEDAGVLTCAPSPGYIVQAGDCDDGNPFTHANASELCDQEDNNCNGTVDDPGACPAGGGSWVDQSAGTTNWRSVSVGNNGGVWIAGNNALRVREPGQTTFLMPTCTGDWYGVWADPRTGTAYLGGTNTATGGRGLGNASCTPGNAAQDTDVRGLTGLALPGDGLELHVVGQSRSQSDEGHAYWWSPGGSGSGGPTAIAPLWDVHGSSRDVLFAVGGYDTNASTGVGARIYRFKPSQNDWASELVQNVSGVVDDKLRGVWVVNSKLAYAVGESSSVLMWNGTAWSKHSAPANEDLLSVVAFGKNALYVTTASGKVYRYNGSSWAALSGVNTGRDLYDIAGTRPDDLWVVGENGKIFHWPR; this comes from the coding sequence ATGCCCCCGCGTCTCGTGCTCCTCGTTGGTCTGCTGGCTCTCACCGGTTGTCGAAACAACTCCGAGGGAGCGGTGAAGCTCACCGTCTCCTACTCCGGCTTCAAGCCCGGCTGCATCCGGGTGAGCGTGAAGGACGCGGAGGGCGCGGGTGAGGAGCGCACGACGGAGCTCGCGGGCAAGGGCGCGGTCACGGGAGGGAGCGTGACGGTGGCCGCCTTCCGCGAGGCCGGCTGGAGCAACCGCCTGACCGTGACGGCGGAGGCCTTCGAGAAGGTCTGCACGGCAGGAGACTCGCGGGTGGCCACCGACACCCGGACGGTGACGGTGGGCAAGGGCCAGGTCGCCAACGAGACACTGAAGCTGGAAGCCATCGACCAGGACGGGGATGGCTACGTGTCCTGGGACAACGCGGGCGGCCATGACTGCGACGACACGACGGCCAGCGTGAACCCCGACGCGAAGGAGCTCTGCAACAACAGGGACGACAACTGCGACCGGAAGCAGGACGAGGGCTTCGACGTCGGTGCGATGTGTGCCTCACCGGAGGGCTGCCAGGGCGCCTGGGCTTGCGACGACCAGGGCGCGATCAGCTGCATGGCCAACAGGCTGGGCCAGTGGCATCCCGATGTGGACAAGGATGGCCAGGGCGCACGAGGCCCGGGCATCACGAGTTGCGAGCAGCCCGAGGGCTACGTGGCCAACGACCTCGACTGCGACGACAACAACCCCCAGCGCCACACGAATGCCGCCGAGGTGTGCAACGCGGTGGACGACAATTGTGACGGCAGGAGCGACGAGGGGTTGGGTGTGGGGCTCGCCTGCTCGGGCCAGGGCGGATGCGCGGGCCTGGCCGCCTGCGCCTCGGATGGAAGCGTGAGGTGTGACAGCCCCACGCCCACCGTGCTGTACCCGGACAACGACCAGGACACTCGCGGCGCGGCCGACGCGGGCGTGATGAGCTGCGAGCCCACGCGCCCCGGCTACGTCGACAACGCGAACGACTGCGATGACACCCGGGCGAACGTGTACGTCAACGCGCCGGAGCTCTGCGACGGGCTGGACAACGACTGTGACGGGACACAGGACGAGGGCTTCAACCTGGGCGCGAGCTGCGATCCAGGCCTGGGCTGCACCGGAGAAAGAAGATGCGCGACGGACGGCGGCACCCAGTGCGCCTACGTCACGCAGCCATCGAACTACTACCCGGACGAAGACCTCGACCAGTACGGCAAGGAAGACGCGGGCGTGCTGACCTGCGCGCCCAGCCCCGGGTACATCGTCCAGGCGGGCGACTGCGATGATGGCAACCCCTTCACGCACGCGAACGCGAGCGAGCTGTGCGACCAGGAGGACAACAACTGCAACGGCACGGTGGACGATCCCGGCGCGTGCCCCGCGGGCGGAGGAAGCTGGGTGGACCAGTCGGCGGGCACGACCAACTGGCGCTCGGTGTCCGTGGGGAACAACGGGGGTGTGTGGATCGCTGGCAACAACGCCCTGCGCGTGCGCGAGCCGGGACAGACGACCTTCCTGATGCCCACCTGCACGGGCGACTGGTACGGCGTCTGGGCGGACCCGAGGACGGGAACCGCCTACCTCGGGGGGACCAACACCGCCACCGGTGGGCGCGGCCTGGGAAACGCGAGTTGTACGCCCGGAAACGCCGCCCAGGATACCGACGTCCGGGGCCTCACCGGCCTCGCCTTGCCGGGAGACGGACTGGAATTGCACGTCGTCGGGCAGTCTCGTAGCCAGTCCGACGAAGGACATGCGTACTGGTGGAGTCCCGGAGGCTCGGGCAGCGGTGGCCCCACCGCGATAGCCCCCCTCTGGGATGTGCATGGCTCTTCGCGCGACGTGCTCTTCGCAGTGGGTGGCTATGACACCAATGCCTCCACGGGAGTAGGCGCTCGCATCTACCGCTTCAAGCCAAGCCAGAACGACTGGGCGAGCGAACTCGTCCAGAACGTCTCCGGAGTCGTGGACGACAAACTCCGGGGTGTCTGGGTCGTGAACTCGAAGCTGGCCTACGCCGTCGGCGAGAGCAGTTCCGTGCTCATGTGGAACGGGACGGCCTGGAGCAAGCACTCGGCACCAGCGAACGAGGATCTGCTCTCGGTGGTCGCCTTCGGGAAGAACGCCCTCTACGTCACCACGGCGAGCGGGAAGGTCTACCGGTACAATGGAAGCAGTTGGGCCGCGCTCTCCGGTGTGAACACCGGACGCGACCTCTATGACATCGCGGGCACCCGCCCCGACGATCTCTGGGTGGTGGGCGAGAACGGGAAGATCTTCCACTGGCCACGCTGA